Below is a genomic region from Bradyrhizobium sp. 1(2017).
CCTTGACGAGGCTCTGGCCGAACACGTTCTGATAGGCCGGCGCGTTCGGCTTGGCCTTGGCCTGGGTGCCGGTCGCGACGTCGAACTTGACGACGGCATGGTACTTGTCGGCGGACGCTTCCGCAGGCCCGTAGCCCTTGCCCTTCTGCGTCACGACGTGAACCAGGATCGGGCCGGTCTCCATGTCGCGCACGTTCTTGAGCACGGGCAGGAGATGGTCGAGATTGTGGCCGTCGATCGGGCCGACATAGTAGAAGCCGAGCTCCTCGAACAGCGTGCCGCCGTCCATCATGAAGCCGCGGGAATATTCCTCGACGCGGTTGGCGCGGTTGGCGATGATCTTGGGCAGGCGCTTGTTGATCTGCTTGGCCGCATCGCGCAGCGTGCGATAGGTCTTGCCGGAGTAGAGGCGCGACAGATAGGCGCTCATGGCCCCGACCGGCGGCGCGATCGACATGTCGTTGTCGTTGAGGATGACGATCAGGCGCGAGTTCATCGCACCGGCATTGTTCATGGCCTCATAGGCCATGCCCGCCGACATCGCGCCGTCACCGATCACCGCGATAACGTTGTTCTTGCCGCCGGAGAGGTCGCGTGCGACCGCCATGCCGAGGCCGGCGGAGATCGAGGTCGAGGAATGCGCAGCGCCGAACGGATCGTAATCGCTCTCGCTGCGCTTGGTGAAGCCGGACAGGCCGCCGCCGGTGCGCAGGGTGCGGATGCGGTCGCGCCGGCCGGTGAGGATCTTGTGCGGATAGGCCTGATGGCCGACGTCCCAGATCAGCCGGTCGCGCGGCGTGTCGAAGACATAATGGATCGCGGTGGTGAGCTCGACCACGCCGAGACCCGCGCCGAAGTGACCGCCGGTGACCGAAACGGCATCGATGGTCTCCTGCCGCAGCTCGTCGGCAACCTGACGAACCTGCTCGATCTTGAGCTTGCGCAGGTCTTCCGGCGTCCGGATGGTGTCGAGAAGCGGCGTTTTACTGTATGCGTTCACGGCGATTTCCAATTTGTCAGCGCCGGAAGGTCGTTCCGGTGCGCGATGGGTTTGCACAATTTCGGCGCAGCGCGAGTCCTCAAACCGTCGGAGCCACCTGCATGGGGCAAGGCCCCGTCTTCAAGCTTAGGTAAGCTTAAGTGCGCTCCGGTTCAGTCTCTGTGATCCCTGTCACTTAGATCGGCTTCGCCCGTCCCAGCCAATTCATCAGCAGTTTGAAGCCCTTGTCGTCGGTGATCTGTGCCCACGCAAGGCTTGCAAAAAGCCACACTCCGCGCAGCTTTACACCAAAGCTTGGGCCAAAGCCAACCCGCCGGGCCGATTGGGGGTTATGCAGTGCAACCCGCGGGCCAGAGTGGTTAACTGCGGCCCGCTACGAGGGGTTCCCGGTCGGCGCGGTCTGTTGGCGGGCTTTTTCGCCAGAATCAGAACTTTTTTGTCCTCGGACGCCGTTTCCAGACCGGGGATCGAGCGTGTTCCCGATGGATGGAACCCGTAACGTCGCAGGGGATGTTGCCGTGCGATCATGAAAACGCGGCCGACTGTGACCCCCGTGCACTAGGGCTGGGATCAAGCGCGGTCAGATCCGGAGAGGGGAACCCTTGGCTTACTGAACGTCGAGCGGCGCCGCGCCGGTGGCCTGGCCGCTGGCGTCGGTGGTGATCTTGTCGACGCGCGCCTCGGCCTGGCGCAGCAGATCCTCGCAGCGGCGCTTCAAGGCCTCACCGCGCTCGTAGATCGTCACGGATTCCTCGAGCGGCACCTTGCCATCCTCGAGGCGCTTCACGATCGTCTCGAGTTCCTCGATCGCGCGCTCGAAAGTGAGCCTGGAGACGTCGACTTGAGTATTTTCGGCCATATCCGTTTCCGATTGCCCGATTCGATTGCCCCGCACTGAAGGCGGGTTTTGCGGGCTTAATGTGGCGGGCGTCGTCAGGCGCCCATCAGGGCGCCGACATGCGCCGTAACAGATTCTTTCAATCCTTGCAGGTCATAGCCGCCCTCGAGCACCGAAACCACCCGCCCTCCGGCGCTCTTGTCGG
It encodes:
- the dxs gene encoding 1-deoxy-D-xylulose-5-phosphate synthase, with product MNAYSKTPLLDTIRTPEDLRKLKIEQVRQVADELRQETIDAVSVTGGHFGAGLGVVELTTAIHYVFDTPRDRLIWDVGHQAYPHKILTGRRDRIRTLRTGGGLSGFTKRSESDYDPFGAAHSSTSISAGLGMAVARDLSGGKNNVIAVIGDGAMSAGMAYEAMNNAGAMNSRLIVILNDNDMSIAPPVGAMSAYLSRLYSGKTYRTLRDAAKQINKRLPKIIANRANRVEEYSRGFMMDGGTLFEELGFYYVGPIDGHNLDHLLPVLKNVRDMETGPILVHVVTQKGKGYGPAEASADKYHAVVKFDVATGTQAKAKPNAPAYQNVFGQSLVKEAQKDDKIVAITAAMPSGTGVDIFNKAFPDRTFDVGIAEQHAVTFAAGLASEGYKPFCAIYSTFLQRGYDQIVHDVAIQNLPVRFAIDRAGLVGADGATHAGSFDNAYLGCLPNMVIMAAADEAELVHMVATQVAIDDRPSSLRYPRGEGRGIEMPEVGIPLEIGKGRVIRQGSKIALLSFGTRLAECEKAADELAAHGLSTTIADARFMKPLDTELVLKLARDHEILITIEEGSVGGFGSHVAQYLTDQGVLDTGMVKFRSMVLPDVFQDHDTPAAMYGRAGLDAKGIVAKVFEALGKDVKAETVKLA
- a CDS encoding exodeoxyribonuclease VII small subunit → MAENTQVDVSRLTFERAIEELETIVKRLEDGKVPLEESVTIYERGEALKRRCEDLLRQAEARVDKITTDASGQATGAAPLDVQ